One segment of Bacillus alkalisoli DNA contains the following:
- the resB gene encoding cytochrome c biogenesis protein ResB has protein sequence MKELKCECGHVNAHGTIFCEACGKPTANEKSESKLLDMRYEGSARRSQTYNKTIVDKIWNFFSSVKVGVWLIFITVVASALGTIYPQEMYIPPTVSASEHYAAEYGILGQIYYDLGFHNLYSSWWYMLLVASIAVSLIIASLDRGVPLYKALKNQRVSRHDNFLKRQRVFGTTKVENTEDEISKIKDGLKSRGYNIREEQGNILAEKNRFSRWGPYVNHAGLIIFLIGAMLRFFPGMFVDEVLWIREGETQVIPGTNGQYYLKNEAFILEMYERETSGEVFDTALDRIGDGMLASNFQTNAILFERVDDIVPGAPPLLEEVNEFKIRVNQPLKHDSYALYQVDFKLDEFHTMSFNLTNKETGDNFGTITIDLTNPSNSYDLEDGYRVEIASYFPDFFLDQGKPNTRSRIPNNPAFVFRMFTPETPNGEVSLVAIQQNIEPDGENQYAMRFAGIETRNVSGLIVRKDYTLGIIGLGGAIFMIGVIQGMYWNHRRVWVQRRENEVWVAAHTNKNWFGLNADINKAFKDTSVSLPVEQADEEEDEKIQEDNKA, from the coding sequence ATGAAGGAACTAAAATGTGAATGTGGTCACGTAAATGCTCATGGTACCATTTTTTGTGAAGCGTGTGGAAAACCGACAGCAAACGAAAAAAGTGAATCCAAGTTATTGGATATGCGCTATGAAGGTAGTGCAAGACGTTCACAAACATACAACAAAACAATAGTAGATAAAATTTGGAATTTCTTTTCTTCGGTTAAAGTTGGAGTGTGGCTAATATTTATTACCGTAGTAGCTTCCGCTTTAGGTACGATTTATCCGCAAGAAATGTACATACCACCAACCGTATCTGCAAGCGAACATTATGCTGCAGAGTATGGCATCCTTGGGCAAATCTATTACGATTTAGGGTTTCATAATCTGTACAGTTCATGGTGGTATATGTTACTTGTTGCCTCGATTGCTGTTTCTCTAATTATAGCAAGCTTAGATAGAGGTGTACCTTTATACAAAGCATTAAAAAATCAACGAGTATCTAGACATGATAACTTCCTAAAACGCCAACGTGTTTTTGGTACAACGAAAGTGGAAAATACAGAAGATGAGATTAGCAAAATTAAAGACGGGTTGAAGTCACGAGGTTATAACATCCGTGAAGAACAAGGAAATATATTAGCCGAAAAAAATCGCTTTTCTAGATGGGGTCCTTATGTGAACCATGCAGGGTTAATTATTTTCTTAATCGGTGCTATGCTTCGATTTTTCCCAGGAATGTTTGTAGATGAAGTATTATGGATTCGTGAAGGAGAAACACAAGTTATTCCAGGAACAAACGGTCAATATTACTTGAAAAATGAAGCTTTCATTTTAGAGATGTATGAAAGAGAAACGAGTGGTGAAGTGTTCGATACGGCATTAGATAGAATTGGCGATGGCATGTTAGCAAGTAACTTCCAGACAAACGCGATTCTGTTTGAAAGAGTAGACGATATTGTACCAGGTGCACCTCCATTGCTTGAAGAGGTAAACGAGTTTAAAATTCGAGTGAACCAACCGCTAAAACATGATTCGTATGCTCTATATCAAGTAGACTTTAAGTTAGATGAATTTCATACAATGTCTTTTAATCTTACAAACAAAGAAACAGGCGATAACTTTGGTACTATTACGATTGACTTAACGAACCCTTCTAACAGTTACGATTTAGAGGATGGGTACCGTGTGGAGATTGCTAGCTATTTCCCTGACTTTTTCTTAGACCAAGGAAAACCTAATACAAGATCGCGTATTCCAAATAACCCAGCATTTGTTTTCCGTATGTTTACACCTGAAACACCTAATGGAGAAGTAAGTTTAGTTGCCATTCAACAAAACATTGAACCCGATGGCGAAAATCAATATGCAATGAGATTTGCAGGCATTGAAACGCGCAATGTTTCTGGTTTAATTGTACGCAAAGACTACACATTAGGAATTATAGGTTTAGGTGGAGCCATCTTTATGATAGGTGTTATTCAAGGGATGTATTGGAATCACCGTCGTGTATGGGTTCAACGCAGAGAGAATGAAGTATGGGTTGCTGCGCACACGAACAAAAACTGGTTTGGTTTAAACGCTGATATTAATAAAGCATTTAAAGACACTTCTGTTTCACTACCTGTCGAGCAGGCGGACGAAGAAGAAGATGAAAAGATACAAGAAGACAATAAGGCTTAG